AAGCACCCGAGCGCTGGCGCATCCTGGGCGGCAAAGCGCTCGGGTGCTTCCTCACCATCCTCATGCTCGCGTCGGTGGTGCTGCTGGTTGGCCGGCTCGGCTTCGGCGTGCGCCCCGCCTCGTTCCCGCTGCTGGTCGCCTCCCTGCTCTCGATCTCGTTCGCATTCGTCGGCGTGATGATGGCGATCTCGACGCTCGGCAAGACGCAGGCGGCGGTCTCGGGGCTCGGCTGGGCGATCCTGATGATGATGAACATGACCGGCGGCGGCATGGTGCCACTCGCGTTCATGCCGGCGTGGATGCAGTCGGCCGGCAGCGTGAGCCCGGTCAAGTGGGCGATCCTGTCGCTCGAGGGCTCGATGTGGCGCGGCTTCAGCGCCGAGCAGATGCTGTTGCCGTGCGGCATCCTGCTGGCGGTCGGCGCGGTCGGGCTCACGATCGGCGTGCGCGCGTTCCGGTGGAACGAGGCGTAGCGCGACTAGTGGCTGTGCGGTTCCTTCTTGCCACCGATCTTCTGCTTCTGCGCCTCGGTCAGCGGGCCGCCGCCTTCGAGCTCGACGCCGCTCGCGACGAACACGAACATCTTCTCGGGCAGCTTCTTCTTGGAGGTGCTCTCGGATTCGATGTGCTCGCGATCCTCGGCGCTCAACGAGCGCTCTTCGATCACACCCTGCATGCGCACCGGCAACCCCGTCGAAGCGTAGGGCACGAAGAAGCCGTAGTCCTTGAACTCGACGCGCATCGTGTCCTTGCCGGAAGCGACCGTCATCCAGCAGCCCTTGGTCTGGCAGACGTCGGCGACCTTGCCGAGCAGCAGGACCTCCTGCTCCTCGGGCGTGGGCGAAACCGCTTTGGCGAGCGACGTCGACTTCTTGAGAGTGATGGCCGCGCCGTGCGGGGCCCAGGTCTTCTTCACCGGCTTGCCGTTGCCGGTTTCACCACCCGCGAACGCGCTCGAAGCCGCGAACAACCCGAGCGCGAGCACCATCATGAGCTTCGAAGCGAATCGCATGTTCACACCCCCACGCCGTGTTTGAGCAGACTGCGGGCGATCACGAGGCGCTGGATCTCGGAGGCGCCCTCGTAGATTTCCATGATGCGTGCGTCCCGGTAGTAGCGCTCGACCGCGTATTCCTTCACGTAACCGTAGCCGCCGTGAATCTGAATCGCCTGATGCGTCACCCACGTGGCGGCCTCGGTGGCGTAGAGCTTCGCCATCGACGATTCACGGCCAAACTCCTGATTGGTG
This region of Candidatus Eisenbacteria bacterium genomic DNA includes:
- a CDS encoding DUF4920 domain-containing protein, producing the protein MRFASKLMMVLALGLFAASSAFAGGETGNGKPVKKTWAPHGAAITLKKSTSLAKAVSPTPEEQEVLLLGKVADVCQTKGCWMTVASGKDTMRVEFKDYGFFVPYASTGLPVRMQGVIEERSLSAEDREHIESESTSKKKLPEKMFVFVASGVELEGGGPLTEAQKQKIGGKKEPHSH
- a CDS encoding ABC transporter permease, with amino-acid sequence APERWRILGGKALGCFLTILMLASVVLLVGRLGFGVRPASFPLLVASLLSISFAFVGVMMAISTLGKTQAAVSGLGWAILMMMNMTGGGMVPLAFMPAWMQSAGSVSPVKWAILSLEGSMWRGFSAEQMLLPCGILLAVGAVGLTIGVRAFRWNEA